The proteins below come from a single Tissierella sp. MB52-C2 genomic window:
- the nagZ gene encoding beta-N-acetylhexosaminidase, whose amino-acid sequence MKKIIGIILLLIIILAVGCKKDNINTGDKDIKPEELPSEDNNIQIDPIEDRIKSMSLEEKIGQLLIVGFEGTEINQEIISFIEELKVGGFILFSRNIEDENKTLELLNNIKEANSDNDIPLFLSIDEEGGRVSRLPKAFKKLPEAIKLGNKNDKEISYNYGKILGERVKALGFNVDFAPVLDINSNPKNPVIGNRAFGSTVDIVVSNGIQVMSGIRDTNIIPAVKHFPGHGDTGIDSHVNLPIVKKSMEELEKMELIPFIKAIEEDVDMIMVAHILYPAMDEEYPSTMSQKIIQNLLRDQLGYNGVVVSDDMTMGAIVENYSLEEASLRFIKSGGDIALICHGNDNPKKVIEHIKESVNTGSLSEIDIDKKVYRILKLKEKYALEDKIIESNNLEELNTKTIKLIEEINK is encoded by the coding sequence ATGAAAAAGATTATAGGAATTATCCTACTGCTGATTATTATTCTTGCAGTAGGCTGTAAAAAAGATAATATAAATACTGGGGATAAAGATATTAAGCCTGAGGAATTGCCTTCAGAAGATAATAATATCCAAATAGACCCTATAGAAGATAGGATTAAATCCATGTCTCTAGAAGAAAAAATAGGGCAGCTGCTCATAGTAGGATTTGAAGGCACAGAGATTAACCAGGAGATAATTAGTTTCATAGAGGAACTTAAAGTAGGGGGTTTTATATTATTCTCTAGGAATATAGAAGATGAAAATAAAACATTAGAGCTTTTGAATAATATAAAGGAAGCAAATTCAGATAATGATATTCCCCTATTCTTATCTATAGATGAAGAGGGTGGGAGAGTAAGCAGACTTCCTAAAGCTTTTAAAAAACTTCCCGAAGCCATAAAGTTAGGAAATAAAAATGACAAGGAGATTTCTTATAACTATGGTAAAATACTGGGGGAAAGAGTCAAAGCATTAGGATTTAATGTGGATTTTGCACCAGTTTTAGATATTAATTCAAATCCTAAGAATCCTGTTATTGGTAATAGAGCATTTGGCAGCACTGTGGATATTGTAGTAAGTAATGGAATACAAGTAATGTCGGGAATAAGAGATACAAATATAATTCCAGCAGTAAAACATTTTCCAGGTCATGGAGATACAGGTATAGATTCTCATGTAAATTTACCTATAGTAAAAAAGAGTATGGAAGAATTAGAAAAAATGGAACTAATTCCTTTTATAAAAGCAATAGAAGAAGATGTAGATATGATTATGGTGGCGCATATATTATATCCAGCTATGGATGAGGAATATCCTTCCACTATGTCACAAAAGATTATACAAAACCTCCTAAGGGACCAATTAGGATATAATGGGGTAGTAGTATCTGATGATATGACCATGGGTGCCATAGTTGAGAACTATTCATTAGAAGAAGCTAGTCTAAGGTTTATTAAGTCTGGTGGAGATATAGCCCTAATATGTCACGGAAATGATAATCCGAAGAAAGTTATAGAACATATAAAAGAATCAGTAAACACTGGAAGTCTAAGTGAAATAGATATAGATAAGAAGGTATACAGGATTTTAAAACTAAAGGAAAAATATGCTTTAGAAGATAAAATAATAGAATCTAATAACTTAGAAGAACTAAATACTAAAACCATAAAACTAATAGAAGAAATCAATAAATAG
- the glsA gene encoding glutaminase A — protein MENLLNKIIDNNRHLIKNGALADYIPALLQANPNHMGICIMDIDGNVYKAGDYSEKFTIQSISKVMSLMQALIDNGEDYVFKKIDYEPTEEPFNTLFKLDFPHTIKPSNPMINSGAIVTTSLIKGEGEERFNRLLELIRRVAENPNISYNEEVYLSEKETGDKNRAMAYLMKSRGFIEGDVEDILDTYFKQCSIEVTTVDMAKIGLFIANRYRLSKEDKPICNAKIASILTAIMATCGMYNFSGEYAATVGIPSKSGVGGGILGTIPYKMGIGIFSPALDQYGNSIAGYGIMKDLSKELNLNIF, from the coding sequence ATGGAAAACTTATTAAATAAGATTATAGATAACAATAGACATTTAATAAAAAATGGGGCATTAGCAGATTATATACCTGCTCTACTACAAGCAAATCCAAATCATATGGGAATATGTATCATGGATATAGATGGGAATGTTTATAAAGCTGGAGACTATAGTGAAAAGTTTACTATACAAAGTATATCTAAGGTTATGAGCCTTATGCAGGCTTTAATAGATAATGGAGAAGATTATGTATTTAAAAAGATTGACTATGAACCGACGGAAGAGCCTTTTAATACATTGTTTAAATTGGATTTTCCTCATACCATTAAACCTTCTAATCCAATGATAAACTCCGGTGCCATAGTAACTACTTCTCTAATAAAGGGAGAAGGAGAAGAAAGGTTTAATCGATTATTAGAGCTTATTAGAAGGGTAGCTGAAAATCCAAATATATCTTATAATGAAGAAGTGTATTTATCAGAGAAGGAAACAGGGGATAAAAATAGAGCCATGGCATACTTAATGAAATCTAGAGGTTTTATAGAAGGCGATGTAGAGGATATATTGGACACTTATTTTAAACAATGTTCCATAGAAGTGACTACAGTTGATATGGCTAAAATAGGTTTATTTATAGCTAATAGGTATAGATTATCTAAAGAAGATAAACCAATATGTAATGCTAAAATAGCATCTATATTGACTGCAATCATGGCTACCTGCGGAATGTATAATTTTAGTGGGGAATATGCTGCAACAGTGGGTATACCCTCAAAAAGCGGTGTAGGTGGAGGGATATTAGGTACTATACCATATAAAATGGGAATTGGTATATTTAGCCCAGCCTTAGATCAGTATGGAAATTCCATAGCTGGCTATGGAATTATGAAAGATTTATCAAAAGAATTAAATTTAAATATTTTTTAA
- a CDS encoding nucleoside kinase encodes MNKEIKLYIENIGEFLSLEKGTSLLEVSQIAFKEDYKKYLGAKINNEVFNLNKIAEDNMNIRFLDIRDVDGYRIYTRTISAVFIMACKSVIPNKTVRIEHFLGEGLYASFEKDYSITFRKVQEIQEKMQEIIEKDIPIIRQRMPKERAMDIFKEYNYIDKIRLFNTLDRIDIDVYDIGGHIDTYHGFLAPSTGYLETFELKYYYPGILILFPGMNSNYNLPEFKELKKLSKVLKEANDWGDILDLAYIGSLNEKIINGNIREVIGISEALHEKKIANIADKICEDEDIHLILIAGPSSSGKTTFSKRLEVQLKVNGKRPVSISVDDYFVDREKTPLNEDGSYNFETIDAIDLKRLNEDLVKLLEGNEIELPKFNFITGKSEKSGKKLKVDKSNPIIVEGIHSLNPKMTNYIPEKNKYKIYISALTQLNIDAHNRIPTTDARLIRRIVRDIKYRGNDATRTLEMWAGVRTGEEKYIFPFQEEADIMFNSALVYELAVLKKYIKPLLEEIDSNNIYYGEAKKLLKFLEYFIDIEDEDIIPPNSILREFIGKTAFDIH; translated from the coding sequence AAAATAAATAATGAGGTCTTTAATTTAAATAAAATAGCTGAAGACAATATGAATATAAGATTTCTAGACATAAGAGATGTAGATGGCTATAGAATATATACGAGAACCATATCTGCTGTTTTTATAATGGCTTGTAAAAGTGTAATACCTAATAAGACAGTGAGGATTGAGCACTTCCTTGGAGAAGGACTTTATGCAAGTTTTGAAAAAGACTATTCTATTACATTTAGAAAAGTACAGGAAATACAGGAGAAGATGCAAGAAATAATAGAAAAAGATATTCCGATAATTAGACAAAGAATGCCTAAAGAAAGGGCAATGGACATATTTAAAGAATATAATTATATTGATAAAATAAGGCTTTTTAATACGCTAGATAGAATAGATATTGATGTTTATGATATAGGTGGGCATATAGATACTTATCATGGTTTTTTAGCTCCATCTACAGGTTATTTAGAAACATTTGAACTTAAATATTATTATCCAGGGATTTTAATATTATTTCCAGGAATGAACTCGAATTATAATTTACCTGAATTTAAAGAATTGAAAAAGCTATCAAAGGTTTTAAAAGAAGCTAATGACTGGGGCGATATATTAGATCTTGCATATATAGGTTCATTAAATGAAAAAATTATAAATGGAAATATAAGGGAAGTAATTGGAATATCAGAAGCACTTCACGAAAAAAAGATCGCAAATATTGCAGATAAAATTTGTGAAGATGAGGATATTCATTTAATATTAATAGCAGGACCTTCATCTTCAGGAAAAACTACTTTCTCTAAAAGGCTGGAGGTACAATTAAAGGTAAATGGAAAAAGACCAGTTTCCATATCTGTAGATGATTATTTTGTAGATAGAGAAAAAACTCCTTTAAATGAAGATGGAAGCTATAACTTTGAAACCATAGATGCAATAGATTTAAAAAGATTAAATGAGGATTTAGTAAAATTATTGGAAGGAAATGAAATTGAATTACCTAAATTTAATTTTATCACTGGAAAAAGTGAAAAATCAGGAAAGAAACTTAAGGTAGATAAATCGAATCCAATAATCGTTGAAGGGATACATAGCCTAAATCCTAAAATGACTAATTATATTCCAGAAAAAAACAAATATAAGATATATATATCTGCATTAACTCAGTTAAACATAGACGCACATAATCGCATACCTACTACAGATGCAAGGCTTATTAGAAGAATAGTGAGGGATATAAAATATAGGGGAAATGATGCCACTAGAACTTTGGAAATGTGGGCAGGAGTTCGAACAGGAGAAGAAAAATATATTTTCCCTTTCCAAGAAGAAGCTGATATAATGTTTAATTCTGCATTAGTATATGAATTAGCAGTACTAAAGAAATATATAAAGCCTTTACTAGAAGAAATAGATAGCAATAATATTTACTACGGAGAAGCAAAAAAACTTCTTAAGTTTTTAGAATACTTTATAGATATTGAAGATGAAGATATAATTCCGCCAAACTCTATTTTAAGAGAGTTTATAGGAAAAACAGCATTTGATATTCATTAG